The following are from one region of the Chitinophagales bacterium genome:
- the tal gene encoding putative transaldolase, translated as MKFFIDTANLGEIAEAQALGILDGVTTNPSLMAKEGIVGEEAVAEHYRKICDIVKGDVSAEVLATSCEGMIEEGEKLAALNKHIVVKIPMTREGIKAIKYLTGKGIKVNCTLVFSAGQAILAAKAGATYVSPFIGRLDDINWDGIDLIAQIVHIYRLHQYATEVLAASIRNPLHIVKCAEAGADVVTCPMSSIEGLFRHPLTDIGLKKFLDDYRKTEAQHLQTR; from the coding sequence ATGAAATTTTTCATTGACACAGCCAACCTTGGTGAAATAGCAGAAGCTCAGGCATTAGGCATTCTTGACGGAGTTACCACCAATCCTTCTCTGATGGCAAAAGAGGGAATTGTGGGCGAGGAAGCGGTGGCAGAGCATTACAGAAAGATTTGTGATATCGTAAAGGGCGATGTGAGCGCTGAAGTGCTTGCAACCTCCTGTGAGGGCATGATTGAAGAAGGAGAAAAGCTGGCAGCCCTGAATAAACACATTGTGGTGAAAATTCCTATGACCCGCGAGGGAATCAAGGCAATAAAGTATCTTACCGGCAAGGGGATAAAGGTAAATTGTACCCTGGTGTTTTCAGCAGGGCAGGCTATTCTGGCTGCCAAAGCCGGAGCGACTTATGTCTCGCCTTTTATCGGACGATTGGATGATATCAACTGGGATGGTATAGACCTGATTGCGCAGATCGTGCATATTTACCGCCTGCATCAATACGCCACCGAAGTGCTGGCGGCCTCTATCCGTAATCCGTTGCATATTGTCAAATGTGCGGAAGCCGGAGCCGATGTGGTTACCTGCCCGATGAGTTCCATTGAGGGCCTTTTCCGCCACCCGCTCACCGACATCGGGTTAAAAAAGTTTCTTGACGACTACCGAAAAACTGAAGCCCAGCATTTACAGACACGCTGA
- a CDS encoding 3'(2'),5'-bisphosphate nucleotidase CysQ, whose translation MISLTGSKVSLPVLKECTMSDLPVPIEPVIQIASEAGEAIMEIYRQDFEVFSKADSSPITLADKRSNDIITHGLKELSPAIPVISEESRQTPYAIRKTWDWVWIVDPLDGTKEFVSKNGEFTVNIGLVYRGKPVAGVVLIPLTGVCYYAFGESSFKRVPGEKAIRLNRQLRHYTQKTKLKVVASRSHLTEEVKQFVRTLQDEGKEVELVTSGSSVKFCIVAEGEADVYPRFGPTMEWDTAAAHAIATAAGRKVIRADNRQPLVYNKESMLNPWFIVE comes from the coding sequence TTGATATCCCTCACTGGCAGCAAAGTCTCGCTGCCTGTATTGAAAGAATGCACAATGTCTGACCTGCCAGTTCCCATTGAGCCTGTCATCCAAATAGCCTCCGAAGCTGGAGAGGCAATCATGGAAATTTACCGGCAGGATTTTGAAGTCTTCTCCAAGGCTGACTCGTCCCCTATAACCCTGGCAGATAAACGCTCCAATGACATCATTACCCATGGTCTTAAGGAGTTATCCCCTGCTATTCCGGTAATAAGCGAAGAAAGCCGTCAAACACCTTACGCAATAAGAAAAACCTGGGATTGGGTATGGATTGTTGACCCCTTAGACGGAACCAAAGAATTTGTCAGCAAAAACGGAGAGTTCACCGTAAATATCGGGTTGGTTTATCGCGGAAAACCAGTAGCCGGGGTTGTGCTCATCCCGCTAACAGGGGTATGTTATTATGCTTTCGGAGAAAGCAGCTTTAAACGCGTGCCGGGTGAAAAAGCCATCAGATTGAACAGACAACTCCGGCATTACACGCAAAAAACAAAGCTCAAAGTGGTGGCCAGCCGCTCTCATCTTACTGAAGAAGTAAAGCAATTTGTGCGGACGCTGCAGGACGAGGGAAAGGAAGTAGAGCTAGTCACTTCGGGCAGCTCTGTCAAATTCTGCATCGTTGCCGAAGGCGAAGCGGATGTGTACCCGCGTTTCGGTCCCACCATGGAGTGGGATACGGCTGCCGCACATGCCATAGCCACCGCAGCAGGCCGCAAGGTCATCCGGGCTGACAATCGCCAGCCCCTCGTCTATAACAAGGAATCCATGCTCAATCCATGGTTTATAGTTGAATAG
- a CDS encoding NAD(P)-dependent oxidoreductase produces the protein MELKILVTGANGQLGTELRTLAVQYPRYSFIFTDLDQLDITRAAATEDFIRNCRPHFLINCAAYTAVDLAESNMEAAFSLNTEAVRTLAHITAALDIKLIHISTDFVFDGRKNRPYVEDDLPAPLNIYGKSKWRGEEACLQENPHSIIVRTSWLYSPFGNNFVKTVQRLCREKKDIGIIYDQIGTPTYAHDLAAALMVVVSKASRDTWGIFHYSNEGVCSWYDFAEAIKNLSRLSCRILPLETSEYPTPAKRPAYAVLNKKKIKQTFGIDIPHWQQSLAACIERMHNV, from the coding sequence ATGGAACTTAAAATCCTGGTCACGGGAGCTAATGGCCAGCTGGGCACCGAACTGCGTACCTTAGCTGTGCAATACCCCCGTTATAGCTTCATTTTCACCGACCTGGACCAACTGGATATCACACGGGCTGCCGCAACGGAAGATTTTATCCGTAACTGCCGGCCGCATTTTCTGATCAATTGCGCAGCCTATACCGCTGTGGACCTGGCAGAAAGCAACATGGAGGCGGCTTTCAGCCTCAATACGGAAGCTGTCAGAACCCTTGCCCACATCACGGCCGCTCTGGATATAAAGCTTATCCATATCTCTACTGACTTTGTTTTTGACGGCAGAAAAAACCGCCCTTATGTGGAAGATGATCTTCCGGCTCCGCTGAACATCTACGGCAAATCAAAATGGAGGGGTGAAGAAGCCTGCCTGCAGGAAAATCCGCACAGCATCATCGTGCGCACATCATGGCTTTACTCCCCTTTCGGAAACAACTTCGTCAAAACGGTTCAGCGGCTGTGCCGGGAGAAAAAAGACATTGGAATAATATATGACCAGATTGGTACACCCACCTATGCGCATGACCTTGCCGCAGCATTGATGGTTGTTGTCAGCAAAGCCTCCCGTGACACCTGGGGTATTTTTCACTATAGCAATGAAGGTGTATGCAGTTGGTACGACTTTGCCGAAGCAATAAAAAATCTCAGCAGGCTGAGCTGTCGCATTCTCCCACTGGAAACCTCTGAGTATCCCACTCCGGCCAAAAGACCTGCGTATGCCGTTTTAAACAAGAAAAAAATCAAACAAACCTTTGGGATTGATATCCCTCACTGGCAGCAAAGTCTCGCTGCCTGTATTGAAAGAATGCACAATGTCTGA
- a CDS encoding protein translocase subunit SecDF produces the protein MQGKGLIRFFIIALLLVCFYQLMFTYFAARTEKKAEKYAKEKVFPGGVDPLATFTGTETERAAFIDSINRLVAAEKRRYLDSVANEVILNILIDEYTYQEVKERQLSLGLDLQGGMSVVLQVSVEQLIKAMSGYSKDPTFLKALEAAKERQKNTQANFVDLFVEEFEKIDPGAQLAAIFATPENQDKITFSSTNEEVKQVIKEETAAAVRRTYNIMRSRIDEFGVSQPNILLQENTGRIIIELPGVTDTERARKLLQSTAKLEFWEVWENAEIIDFLVKANDVIREIEGLKSSGEQKDVAGETATQDTAIANLLGLTDTEKSPADSTTIASPDTANPLLFPTDTTKETDESKLYPLFGSNSPLKPATYQDENGQVALRPGPVIGYAYAQDREKVMKYLSYEEVRALFPPNIKFLWSARPVGNNLYELYAIKTQPNEERAPLEGDVIVDARQNFDNNGKPDIDMVMNSEGARIWRRLTKENIQRSIAIVMDDVVYSAPVVQSEIAGGRSQITGNFTISEAKDLASIIKSGKLPAPAKIIEEEIVGPSLGKESIRAGLISLVIGIVVVLLFMVFYYSSSGLIADIALLLNLFIIMGVLASFGASLTLPGMAGIVLTLGMAVDANVIINERIREELARGKGMRLAITDGYTASYSAIIDGNLTTLITGIILLFFGLGPVKGFATVLVIGIFSSLITAVLVTRMIIDSLLSRDKTIRFYTRMSEGLFKNVNFDFVGKRKMTYVISALTLLISIASFVFKGFELGVDFKGGRSYVVRFDQPVNTVDIATRLNDYFKGYPTVKTYGSSNQVKITTAFMIDSDEEKADSIVEATLFEGLKSFYQTEPTFEQFVKDYKLSSVKVGPTIADDIKQGAFTAAIVSIIAIFLYILFRFRRWQFGLGAIASTVHDAIFLLGTFSLLGGMLPFSTEIDQTFIAALLTVIGYSVNDTVVVFDRIREYLNLHPTKDLKTVTNMAINSTLSRTVMTSFTTLLVVVILMVFGGEVIRGFSFALFIGILVGTYSSIFVAAAVMIDTQKQNKAR, from the coding sequence ATGCAAGGCAAAGGATTGATCCGGTTTTTCATCATAGCGCTGTTGTTGGTCTGTTTCTATCAGCTGATGTTCACCTATTTTGCCGCCAGAACAGAAAAGAAAGCCGAGAAGTACGCAAAAGAAAAGGTATTCCCCGGAGGCGTTGACCCGCTGGCGACTTTTACAGGAACAGAAACCGAACGTGCCGCTTTTATTGATTCCATCAACAGGCTCGTGGCTGCCGAAAAAAGACGCTATCTGGATTCGGTAGCCAATGAAGTAATCCTGAATATACTCATTGATGAATATACCTATCAGGAAGTAAAGGAACGGCAGTTAAGCCTCGGTCTTGACCTGCAGGGGGGGATGAGCGTGGTGCTGCAGGTTTCGGTGGAGCAGCTCATAAAAGCCATGTCAGGCTACAGCAAAGACCCTACCTTTCTCAAAGCGCTGGAGGCTGCTAAAGAACGACAAAAAAATACACAGGCCAACTTTGTTGACCTCTTTGTAGAAGAGTTTGAAAAAATAGACCCCGGTGCACAGCTAGCCGCCATTTTCGCTACTCCTGAAAATCAGGACAAGATAACCTTCAGCTCCACAAATGAAGAAGTAAAACAGGTCATCAAAGAGGAAACTGCCGCAGCCGTAAGACGCACCTATAATATCATGCGGTCTCGTATTGACGAGTTTGGTGTTTCACAGCCCAACATCCTGCTACAGGAAAATACCGGCAGGATTATCATTGAACTGCCCGGCGTCACGGATACCGAAAGGGCAAGAAAGTTGTTGCAATCTACAGCCAAGCTGGAGTTTTGGGAAGTATGGGAAAATGCCGAGATCATTGACTTCCTTGTTAAAGCCAATGACGTTATCCGGGAAATAGAAGGATTAAAGAGCAGCGGTGAACAAAAAGATGTTGCCGGAGAAACAGCGACTCAAGACACTGCCATCGCCAACCTGCTGGGATTGACGGATACCGAAAAGTCACCCGCTGACTCCACCACTATAGCTTCGCCCGATACGGCAAACCCGCTACTTTTCCCCACGGACACTACCAAAGAAACGGATGAATCAAAGCTCTATCCCTTGTTTGGCAGTAACTCGCCTCTCAAACCAGCCACTTATCAGGACGAAAACGGGCAGGTTGCCCTGCGGCCAGGTCCGGTCATTGGCTATGCCTACGCTCAAGACCGTGAAAAGGTAATGAAATACCTTAGCTATGAAGAAGTAAGGGCATTGTTCCCACCCAATATTAAATTTCTGTGGAGTGCCCGCCCTGTTGGTAACAATCTGTATGAGCTTTATGCCATTAAAACCCAGCCTAACGAAGAACGGGCCCCGCTGGAAGGAGACGTTATCGTGGATGCCCGCCAGAATTTTGATAATAACGGTAAGCCCGATATTGACATGGTGATGAACTCCGAAGGAGCGCGCATCTGGCGCAGGCTGACCAAGGAAAACATTCAGCGCAGCATAGCCATTGTGATGGATGATGTGGTGTATAGCGCTCCGGTGGTGCAGTCAGAAATTGCCGGTGGTCGCTCACAAATCACCGGCAACTTCACCATCAGCGAAGCCAAAGATCTGGCCAGCATTATTAAATCGGGTAAACTGCCGGCTCCGGCAAAAATTATTGAAGAAGAAATCGTAGGACCTTCCTTGGGTAAAGAATCCATCCGGGCAGGACTCATTTCCCTTGTTATCGGCATCGTGGTCGTGTTGCTGTTTATGGTGTTTTACTACTCTTCCAGCGGCCTCATTGCCGATATTGCCCTGCTGCTCAACCTGTTTATCATTATGGGTGTGCTGGCTTCGTTTGGCGCATCTCTTACCCTGCCCGGTATGGCCGGCATAGTGCTCACCCTCGGTATGGCGGTAGATGCCAACGTCATTATCAATGAGCGCATCCGCGAAGAACTCGCGCGCGGTAAGGGCATGCGACTGGCCATCACAGACGGTTATACGGCTTCCTATTCAGCTATTATTGACGGCAACCTAACCACCCTTATCACTGGCATCATCCTGCTATTCTTCGGGCTGGGACCGGTGAAAGGCTTTGCTACGGTTCTGGTTATCGGCATTTTTTCTTCACTGATCACGGCCGTTTTGGTTACCCGCATGATTATTGATTCACTTCTAAGCCGGGATAAAACTATTCGCTTTTATACCCGAATGAGCGAAGGCCTGTTTAAAAATGTCAACTTTGACTTTGTAGGTAAAAGAAAGATGACCTACGTTATTTCTGCTCTTACCTTGCTGATCTCCATCGCCTCCTTCGTGTTTAAGGGCTTTGAACTGGGGGTTGACTTCAAAGGAGGAAGGTCTTATGTGGTGCGCTTTGACCAGCCCGTGAACACTGTGGATATAGCCACCCGGCTAAATGATTATTTTAAAGGATATCCTACGGTTAAAACATATGGCAGCAGCAATCAGGTTAAGATCACTACAGCCTTTATGATTGACAGTGACGAGGAAAAAGCAGACAGCATTGTAGAAGCTACGCTCTTTGAAGGGCTGAAATCGTTCTATCAGACGGAGCCTACCTTTGAGCAATTTGTGAAAGACTATAAACTCAGTTCCGTAAAGGTAGGTCCTACTATTGCAGATGATATTAAACAGGGAGCGTTTACAGCAGCTATAGTTTCGATCATTGCCATATTCCTGTATATCCTGTTCCGGTTCAGGCGTTGGCAGTTTGGTCTGGGCGCAATTGCCTCCACCGTGCATGACGCTATCTTTTTGTTGGGCACCTTCTCGCTGCTGGGTGGCATGTTGCCCTTCAGCACCGAAATTGATCAAACCTTCATTGCCGCACTGCTCACTGTAATCGGGTATTCGGTAAATGACACAGTGGTCGTTTTTGACCGTATCCGGGAATACTTGAACCTGCATCCTACCAAAGACCTGAAGACGGTAACCAATATGGCTATTAACAGCACACTAAGCCGCACGGTTATGACTTCCTTTACGACCTTGCTGGTGGTGGTTATTCTGATGGTTTTCGGAGGGGAAGTAATCCGGGGCTTTTCGTTCGCATTGTTTATAGGTATCCTGGTAGGAACTTATTCTTCCATCTTTGTGGCCGCAGCGGTGATGATAGATACTCAGAAGCAGAATAAAGCCCGCTAA